The following proteins are encoded in a genomic region of Ascaphus truei isolate aAscTru1 unplaced genomic scaffold, aAscTru1.hap1 HAP1_SCAFFOLD_938, whole genome shotgun sequence:
- the SNTN gene encoding LOW QUALITY PROTEIN: sentan (The sequence of the model RefSeq protein was modified relative to this genomic sequence to represent the inferred CDS: deleted 1 base in 1 codon), which translates to MPKSGAIPISKQLSSIKALGKGSELEKALATTVLVYNSYSDSDGRISKAEAKDLLQTQFQNFIRGQETKPKYKELISDLDGDKDGKIDFEDFMILLLSLCLMSDLFHEIRKVKNTK; encoded by the exons ATGCCTAAAAG TGGCGCGATACCAATTTCGAAACAACTGTCTTCTATTAAAG CTCTGGGGAAAGGCTCCGAACTAGAGAAAGCTCTTGCCACGACGGTC CTTGTTTATAATTCATATTCAGACAGTGATGGAAGAATTAGCAAAGCCGAAGCCAAAGATTTGCTGCAAACTCAGTTTCAGAACTTTAT CAGGGGACAAGAGACAAAACCCAAGTACAAGGAGTTAATTTCCGACCTTGACGGAGACAAAGATGGAAAAATAGATTTTGAAGATTTCATGATCCTTTTGCTCAGTCTGTGTCTAATGTCTGACCTCTTCCATGAAATACGGAAAGTAAAGAACACCAAAtaa